The proteins below are encoded in one region of Actinomycetota bacterium:
- a CDS encoding succinate dehydrogenase cytochrome b subunit gives MSTQTPAPSDIEERPEPERIAPTPVTRRRKPWLLELYSTAVGKKYVMAITGIIGLGYIFAHMIGNLKAFFGPTALDEYGHWLRESLLYPILPHTWALWGTRIVLIVAVVLHIHSAYGLTRINMAARPERYQSKRDYLAANFAARTMRWTGVIVFAFIIYHLADFTWGVANPGFQRGEVYRNLVASFEQWPVSLTYIVANVLLGVHLYHGIWSMFQSLGINNRRFNHLRKALAIGFTVVVIGGFIAVPIAALAGIID, from the coding sequence ATGTCCACGCAGACGCCAGCGCCCTCCGACATCGAGGAGCGGCCGGAACCGGAACGCATCGCGCCCACGCCGGTGACCCGCCGACGCAAGCCGTGGCTGCTCGAGCTGTACTCCACCGCGGTGGGCAAGAAGTACGTGATGGCCATCACCGGCATCATCGGACTGGGCTACATCTTCGCCCACATGATCGGCAACCTGAAGGCGTTCTTCGGCCCGACGGCACTGGACGAGTACGGCCACTGGCTGCGCGAGAGCCTGCTCTACCCGATCCTGCCGCACACGTGGGCACTGTGGGGGACGCGCATCGTCCTCATCGTCGCCGTCGTCCTGCACATCCACTCCGCGTACGGCCTGACCCGGATCAACATGGCCGCGCGCCCCGAGCGCTACCAGTCCAAGCGCGACTACCTGGCCGCGAACTTCGCCGCACGGACGATGAGGTGGACCGGCGTCATCGTGTTCGCGTTCATCATCTACCACCTCGCCGACTTCACCTGGGGCGTCGCCAACCCCGGGTTCCAGCGCGGCGAGGTCTACCGCAACCTGGTGGCGAGCTTCGAGCAGTGGCCGGTCTCGCTCACCTACATCGTCGCCAACGTCCTGCTCGGCGTGCACCTCTACCACGGCATCTGGAGCATGTTCCAGAGCCTGGGCATCAACAACCGCCGCTTCAACCACCTCCGCAAGGCACTCGCGATCGGGTTCACCGTCGTCGTGATCGGCGGCTTCATCGCCGTCCCGATCGCGGCGCTCGCCGGCATCATCGACTGA
- a CDS encoding fumarate reductase/succinate dehydrogenase flavoprotein subunit, giving the protein MAEKKKTTSPVRKARAKATSAREQAEVAEQRSNPSSPALDSRIPGGDLATLWTQYKDDLRLVAPNNKRKFKIIVIGTGLAGGSAAATLGELGYDVEVFTFHDSPRRAHSIAAQGGINAAKNYKGDGDSIHRLFYDTIKGGDYRSREANVYRLAEVSVNIIDQAAAQGVPFAREYGGLLDNRSFGGVQVSRTFYARGQTGQQLLLGAYQALMRQVHLGTVKLHTRAEMLDVVLVDGHARGVVVRDLLTGEVSSHSAHAVVLATGGYSNVFYLSTNAVACNVTAAWRAYKKGAFFANACYTQIHPTAIPQSEEFQSKLTLMSESLRNDGRIWVPEDPADKRAPDEIPEGDRDYYLERMYPAFGNLVPRDVASRAAKRMVDSGQGVGPLENGVYLDFRHAVDRLGADVIEDRYGNLFDMYERITGENPYKVPMRIYPAPHYTMGGTWVDYNLMTTIPGLYCIGEANFSDHGANRLGASALMQGLADGYFVLPYTIGDYLADHLGSKPPATEHPAFRHAERGVRDQVSMLLNIRGTRSVDWFHRELGKIVWDNCGMSRSQASLEKALSEIPALREEYYKDVRILGTGDTLNQSLEKAGRVADFFELAELMCQDALHREESCGGHFREEHQTEEGEAMRDDEGFAYVAAWEFQGEGEPATLHREQLTFDNVELKTRSYK; this is encoded by the coding sequence ATGGCCGAGAAGAAGAAGACGACGAGCCCCGTCCGCAAGGCACGCGCCAAGGCGACCAGTGCCCGCGAGCAGGCCGAGGTGGCCGAGCAGCGTTCCAACCCGAGCTCACCCGCGCTCGACAGCCGCATCCCGGGCGGTGACCTGGCGACCCTGTGGACGCAGTACAAGGACGATCTCCGGCTGGTCGCGCCCAACAACAAGCGCAAGTTCAAGATCATCGTCATCGGCACCGGGCTCGCGGGCGGTTCCGCCGCCGCGACGCTCGGCGAGCTCGGCTACGACGTCGAGGTGTTCACCTTCCACGACTCGCCCCGCCGTGCCCACTCCATCGCCGCCCAGGGAGGCATCAACGCCGCGAAGAACTACAAGGGCGACGGCGACTCGATCCACCGGCTGTTCTACGACACGATCAAGGGTGGCGACTACCGCTCGCGCGAGGCCAACGTCTACCGCCTCGCCGAGGTCTCGGTGAACATCATCGACCAGGCAGCCGCCCAGGGTGTGCCGTTCGCACGCGAGTACGGGGGGCTGCTGGACAACCGCAGCTTCGGCGGTGTGCAGGTCAGTCGCACCTTCTACGCGCGCGGCCAGACCGGGCAGCAGCTGCTCCTCGGTGCCTACCAGGCGCTCATGCGACAGGTGCACCTGGGGACGGTCAAGCTCCACACCCGCGCCGAGATGCTCGACGTCGTGCTCGTCGACGGTCACGCCCGTGGCGTCGTCGTCCGTGACCTGCTCACCGGCGAGGTCAGCTCGCACAGCGCCCACGCGGTCGTGCTCGCGACCGGCGGCTACTCCAACGTCTTCTACCTGTCCACCAACGCGGTGGCGTGCAACGTGACGGCCGCTTGGCGCGCCTACAAGAAGGGGGCGTTCTTCGCCAACGCCTGCTACACCCAGATCCACCCTACCGCGATCCCGCAGTCCGAGGAGTTCCAGTCCAAGCTCACCCTGATGTCGGAGTCGCTGCGCAACGACGGCCGCATCTGGGTACCGGAGGATCCGGCGGACAAGCGCGCACCGGACGAGATCCCCGAGGGTGACCGCGACTACTACCTCGAGCGCATGTACCCCGCGTTCGGCAACCTCGTTCCCCGCGACGTGGCGTCGCGCGCCGCGAAGCGGATGGTCGACTCCGGCCAGGGTGTGGGACCGCTCGAGAACGGCGTCTACCTCGACTTCAGGCACGCCGTGGACCGCCTCGGGGCGGACGTCATCGAGGACCGTTACGGCAACCTGTTCGACATGTACGAGCGCATCACGGGCGAGAACCCCTACAAGGTCCCGATGCGCATCTACCCCGCACCGCACTACACGATGGGCGGCACCTGGGTGGACTACAACCTGATGACGACCATCCCCGGGCTGTACTGCATCGGGGAGGCGAACTTCAGCGACCACGGCGCCAACCGGCTCGGCGCCTCCGCGCTCATGCAGGGCCTGGCGGACGGCTACTTCGTCCTGCCGTACACGATCGGCGACTACCTCGCCGATCACCTCGGTTCCAAGCCACCAGCGACCGAACACCCCGCGTTCCGCCACGCCGAGCGGGGCGTGCGCGACCAGGTCAGCATGCTGCTCAACATCCGCGGGACGCGCTCGGTCGACTGGTTCCACCGCGAACTGGGCAAGATCGTCTGGGACAACTGCGGCATGTCACGCAGCCAGGCCAGCCTCGAGAAGGCGCTGAGCGAGATCCCGGCCTTGCGTGAGGAGTACTACAAGGACGTGCGCATCCTCGGCACCGGCGACACCCTCAACCAGTCGCTCGAGAAGGCGGGGCGTGTGGCCGATTTCTTCGAGCTCGCCGAGCTGATGTGCCAGGACGCGCTCCACCGCGAGGAGTCCTGCGGTGGTCACTTCCGTGAGGAACACCAGACCGAAGAGGGCGAGGCGATGCGTGACGACGAGGGCTTCGCCTACGTCGCGGCGTGGGAGTTCCAGGGCGAGGGTGAGCCCGCCACGCTCCACCGTGAGCAACTCACGTTCGACAACGTCGAGCTCAAGACCCGCAGCTACAAGTGA